AAAGTTATTTGGGATCACGTTGTAGAAGAAATAGTTGGAGAAGAAAATCCCAAAAGAGTTACAGCAATGGTACTAAAATCTGTAAGAAATCAAGAGTTAAAGAAAATAGAAATTGATGGGATTTTTATTGCTATTGGTCATGCCCCTAATACTCATATATTTAAAAACTTAGTTAAAATTGATGATGCTGGTTATATAGTGACTCAGCTTGGAACAACAATTACAAGTAAAGCTGGGGTGTTTGCTGCTGGTGATGTGCAAGATAAAGTTTACCGTCAAGCTGTGGTTGCAGCTGGTAGTGGATGTATGGCTGCTTTGGATGCTGAAAGATTTATTAGAGATAAGACTACTGAATAAAGAGGCAAATGTGAAAAAGGAATGGAGTTTTGCTGAGGCAGATCAGATTTTTAATCTTCCATTTCCTGAACTGATCTACAAAGCACAAACTGTACACAGACAGCATTTTAATCCTAAAAAAATACAAGTTAGTACGCTCTTAAGTGTTAAAACAGGGAGCTGCCCAGAAAATTGCTCTTATTGTCCGCAATCAGCACATTATCAAACTGGATTAAAGAAAGAACCTTTGCTTGAAATCACTGAGGTAATTGAAGCAGCAAAACGTGCAAAGGTAGCTGGAAGTACTCGTTTCTGTATGGGTGCGGCTTGGCGTGGTCCACGTGATCAAGATCTAGAAATTGTGTGTGAGATGGTCAAAGAAGTAAAAAAGTTGGGTCTTGAGACTTGCGTAACTCTTGGGCTACTAAAACCTCATCAAGCTGACATGCTCAAAGAAGCCGGTTTAGATTTCTATAACCATAATGTTGATACATCCAAAGAGTATTATGATAAAGTTATAACAACGCGTACATTTGAGGATAGATTAAATACACTGAAATGTGTGCGTGCATCTGGTATCAAAGTTTGCTGTGGTGGCATTATTGGTATGGGTGAAACTAATGAAGATAGGGTAAAAATGCTGGTTCTTCTTGCTAATTTGGATGAACCTCCAGAGTCTGTACCGATTAATATGCTTATCAAAATTCCTGGAACTCCCCTTGAAAATGCAGCTGATGTAGATTCATTTGATTTTATACGTACTATCGGGGTAGCAAGAACTATAATGCCAAAATCATATATTCGTCTTTCAGCCGGAAGAGAAAAAATGTCAGATGAACTGCAAGCACTTTGTTTTCTTGCTGGTGCAAATTCAATTTTTTATGGAGAGAAGTTACTTACTGCTCAAAATCCGATACCTGAGAAAGATAATTATTTATTTCAGAAGCTGGGACTGCAGAAATTACAACATTAAGATTTTTTAAGGTTTTTATGTATGAGCTGTATTGTAAACATTGTAGTATACTAAAAGGTGAAGGTAAATATAGGCAGCTACCAAAGGCAGTTATCGATGAGAAATGTATCGATTTTTCTACAAATGATTATCTTGGTTTAAGTAAGTCAAAAGTGCTGTTTGCAGCAGCAAAACTTGCCGGAGAAAAATTTGGAGTGGGATCTACCGGCTCTAGATTACTTTCAGGTAACAAGCAAATATTTGAGGCTTTTGAAAGCCAAATTGCCGAAGATAAAAAAACTGAATCAGCCCTTATTTTAAATTCAGGATTTCAAGCTAATATTGCAGTGCTTGCTAGTTTGTTGGATCAGTCTGTGCTGGGAAACAAGCCTATTGTTTTTTTTGATAAATTAAACCACGCAAGTCTATATCAAGCTGTGTTTTTAAGCAAAGCTGAACTTATACGCTACCAGCATAATGATATGGATCATTTAAATAGTTTACTTGTGAAATTTGAAAGTGACCCAAGAGCGAAATTTATCGTCACTGAAACTATTTTTGGTATGGATGGGGATGTTGTGCCAATAGATACGGTTTTTGCTTTAAGTAAAAAACATAAGGCTTTTTTATATTTAGATGAGGCGCATGCCACAGGTATTGTGGGTGATAGAGGGTATGGTTTATCGACAAAAATCAACCTTAGTGAAATTCCCCATTTAGTTTTAGGTACCTTTAGTAAAGCTTTAGGGTGCTTTGGTGCATATGTTGCATGTTCTTATGCTGTAAAAGATTATCTTATTAACAAGTGTTCGGGATTTATCTACTCAACATCGCTCTCGCCCATGATAGTTGGAGCTGCAGCTAAGGCTTGGAGCTTAGTGCAAGATCTTGATAATGAGCGCCAAAATCTATCTTTAAAGGCTGAGGATATAAGAAAAAGATTAAAGGAGCTTGGGTTTAATACGGGCAACTCCACTACACATATTATACCAATAATTCTTGGTGATGAGAATATGGCTATAACTGCAAAAGCAGAGCTTTTAAAACAAGGATTTATTGTATCTGCTGTGCGCCCCCCTACTGTGCCACCTGGAACATCTAGATTGCGCATTGCACTGAATGTAAGTCATAGTAAAAGTGATTTAGATCACCTAATATGTGCTCTTAAACAGATTTTTAGTTTCTAAATTTTTCTAGTTATTTTATATATATAAAAAAATGCACATACAAAAAAACTTCAATAGAGCAAGTTCTTCTTACGACAGTGTAGCCTTTGTGCAAAAAAAATGTGCTGTGAAATTAGTTAGTGTCTTAACAAATTATTTCCCTAAATTTCATCCACAGTCTATTTTAGACTTAGGAACTGGTACAGGATACATTGCAGAAATTTTGCTAAAAAGTTTCCCAAAAAGTAAATATGCTTTAAATGATATCTCACTTAATATGCTTACAAAAGCAAAGAAGAAATTGATAGAGTATGAAAAGATACGTTTCATTTTAGATGATATGGAAACACAAAATTTTGGTTTCTATGATCTTGTCATTTCAAATCTAGCATTTCAGTGGGTAAATGATTTAAAAGATATGATAGAAAAAGCATATAAAAATTCAAGTGTTTTAGCTTTTTCCTGCCTGCTAGATGGCACATTTGATGAATGGTCTAAAATTTTTACAGAACTCTCGTTACCTGTTCCAACTTATAAGTATCCACTTAAACAAGGATTGGAAAACTATTTGCTTGCTTTAAATCCAGAAAAATATTTTTTTGACTCACAG
This sequence is a window from Candidatus Mesenet endosymbiont of Phosphuga atrata. Protein-coding genes within it:
- the bioB gene encoding biotin synthase BioB; the protein is MLKDLLEIRLLNKEANVKKEWSFAEADQIFNLPFPELIYKAQTVHRQHFNPKKIQVSTLLSVKTGSCPENCSYCPQSAHYQTGLKKEPLLEITEVIEAAKRAKVAGSTRFCMGAAWRGPRDQDLEIVCEMVKEVKKLGLETCVTLGLLKPHQADMLKEAGLDFYNHNVDTSKEYYDKVITTRTFEDRLNTLKCVRASGIKVCCGGIIGMGETNEDRVKMLVLLANLDEPPESVPINMLIKIPGTPLENAADVDSFDFIRTIGVARTIMPKSYIRLSAGREKMSDELQALCFLAGANSIFYGEKLLTAQNPIPEKDNYLFQKLGLQKLQH
- a CDS encoding 8-amino-7-oxononanoate synthase, with translation MYELYCKHCSILKGEGKYRQLPKAVIDEKCIDFSTNDYLGLSKSKVLFAAAKLAGEKFGVGSTGSRLLSGNKQIFEAFESQIAEDKKTESALILNSGFQANIAVLASLLDQSVLGNKPIVFFDKLNHASLYQAVFLSKAELIRYQHNDMDHLNSLLVKFESDPRAKFIVTETIFGMDGDVVPIDTVFALSKKHKAFLYLDEAHATGIVGDRGYGLSTKINLSEIPHLVLGTFSKALGCFGAYVACSYAVKDYLINKCSGFIYSTSLSPMIVGAAAKAWSLVQDLDNERQNLSLKAEDIRKRLKELGFNTGNSTTHIIPIILGDENMAITAKAELLKQGFIVSAVRPPTVPPGTSRLRIALNVSHSKSDLDHLICALKQIFSF
- a CDS encoding methyltransferase domain-containing protein — translated: MHIQKNFNRASSSYDSVAFVQKKCAVKLVSVLTNYFPKFHPQSILDLGTGTGYIAEILLKSFPKSKYALNDISLNMLTKAKKKLIEYEKIRFILDDMETQNFGFYDLVISNLAFQWVNDLKDMIEKAYKNSSVLAFSCLLDGTFDEWSKIFTELSLPVPTYKYPLKQGLENYLLALNPEKYFFDSQEFTLEFANASEFIKYLKNLGANQGSKVILPSDLKQVIKTYTDKINITYKVFFGVLSKCRFS